A single region of the Oncorhynchus keta strain PuntledgeMale-10-30-2019 chromosome 37, Oket_V2, whole genome shotgun sequence genome encodes:
- the LOC118370212 gene encoding abl interactor 2-like isoform X11: MSVGEAGIWHALIAKDVKMAELQMLLEEEIPAGRSALLDSFTNLERVAEYCESNYVQSPDKHRALEETKNYTTQSLASVAYLINTLANNVLQMLDIQASQLRRMESSINHISQTVDIHKEKVARREIGILTTNKNTSRTHKIIAPANPERPVRYIRKPIDYSLLDDMGHGVKASAQNMKAGATGLPRTNPPTQKPPSPPMSGKGTIGRHSPYRTLEPVRPPVVPNDYVSSPTRHGNMAPPQQSPARTASVNQRNRTYSSGSSGGSHPSSSSRSSSRENSGSGSVGLPIAVPTPAPPPTAFPGAPQFFSMNRPVQPQNPPAVGGSLPYRRPASLTGQPNSNMALNQPQPNGGPHFNQVPAGPLVAPPPPSMQITPQLPLMGFVARVQETKFCLSSYTFSMDTQTTTPALRHMHGNASVNPHVYIPLVEEAVFEEPTPPPPEDYEDDDEEEEESAVVEYSDPYAEEDPPWAPRTYMEKVVAIYDYAADKEDELSFNEGAIIYVIKKNDDGWYEGTMSGTTGLFPGNYVESIMHYAD, encoded by the exons ATGAGCGTTGGAGAGGCTGGGATCTGGCATGCATTGATTGCTAAAGATGTGAAAATGGCGGAGTTACAAATGCTTTTGGAAGAGGAGATTCCAGCTGGACGTAGTGCTTTATTAGATAGTTTTACCAATTTGGAAAGAGTTGCCGAGTATTGCGAAAGCAACTATGTTCAG tCACCAGATAAGCACAGAGCGTTGGAGGAGACTAAGAACTACACCACCCAGTCTCTGGCCAGCGTAGCCTACCTGATCAACACCTTGGCCAACAATGTCCTGCagatgcttgacattcaggcctcCCAGCTCCGCCGCATGGAGTCCTCCATCAACCACATCTCACAG ACAGTGGACATCCACAAAGAGAAAGTGGCCAGGCGGGAGATTGGCATCCTGACCACCAATAAGAACACCTCTCGCACACATAAGATCATTGCTCCGGCCAATCCAGAGAGGCCGGTGCGCTACATCCGCAAGCCAATCGACTACAGCCTGCTGGATGACATGGGCCACGGAGTCAAG GCCAGTGCTCAGAACATGAAGGCCGGAGCCACAGGTCTCCCTCGCACCAATCCACCCACACAGAAGCCGCCAAGCCCACCCATGTCAGGGAAGGGAACCATTGG GCGCCACTCCCCCTATAGGACACTCGAGCCGGTGCGTCCTCCCGTTGTCCCTAACGACTACGTCTCGAGCCCGACGCGCCATGGCAACATGGCGCCCCCACAGCAGAGCCCTGCACGCACTGCGTCTGTTAATCAGAGGAACCGCACGTACAG CAGTGGCAGCAGTGGAGGCAGCcaccccagcagcagcagccgcagcagcagcagagagaaTAGCGGCAGCGGCTCCGTGGGCTTGCCTATCGCCGTGCCAACGCCTGCCCCGCCCCCCACAGCATTCCCAG GTGCCCCCCAGTTCTTCAGCATGAACCGGCCGGTGCAACCACAGAACCCTCCTGCGGTGGGGGGGTCTCTGCCATACCGCCGGCCCGCATCATTGACGGGCCAGCCCAACTCCAACATGGCCctgaaccagccccagcccaacggAGGACCCCACTTCAACCAGGTCCCAG CAGGTCCTCTTgttgccccccctcccccctccatgcAGATCACTCCTCAGCTCCCTCTGATGGGCTTTGTGGCTCGGGTACAGGAGACCA AATTCTGTTTGTCTTCATACACTTTCAGCATGGATACCCAAACAACCACTCCAGCCCTCCGCCACATGCATGGGAATGCCAGTGTCAATCCACATGTCTACATTCCACTGGTTG AAGAAGCTGTGTTTGAGGAACCCACCCCGCCCCCTCCAGAGGActatgaggatgatgatgaggaggaagaagagTCGGCCGTGGTGGAATACAGTGATCCCTATGCAGAGGAGGACCCCCCGTGGGCCCCACGCACCTACATGGAGAAAG TGGTGGCGATCTACGACTACGCGGCGGACAAGGAGGACGAGCTATCCTTCAACGAGGGCGCTATCATCTACGTCATCAAGAAGAACGACGACGGCTGGTACGAAGGAACGATGAGTGGCACCACCGGCCTCTTCCCCGGAAACTACGTCGAGTCCATCATGCACTATGCCgactga
- the LOC118370212 gene encoding abl interactor 2-like isoform X7 yields the protein MSVGEAGIWHALIAKDVKMAELQMLLEEEIPAGRSALLDSFTNLERVAEYCESNYVQSPDKHRALEETKNYTTQSLASVAYLINTLANNVLQMLDIQASQLRRMESSINHISQTVDIHKEKVARREIGILTTNKNTSRTHKIIAPANPERPVRYIRKPIDYSLLDDMGHGVKWLLRFKASAQNMKAGATGLPRTNPPTQKPPSPPMSGKGTIGSGSSGGSHPSSSSRSSSRENSGSGSVGLPIAVPTPAPPPTAFPGTAPALPNPAKPPPTTTTTPVPSDGLPVLSLAPNPSPTPPPEGPPVPPPPPQLPISVTSTSPATFSTPAQGAPQFFSMNRPVQPQNPPAVGGSLPYRRPASLTGQPNSNMALNQPQPNGGPHFNQVPAGPLVAPPPPSMQITPQLPLMGFVARVQETKFCLSSYTFSMDTQTTTPALRHMHGNASVNPHVYIPLVEEAVFEEPTPPPPEDYEDDDEEEEESAVVEYSDPYAEEDPPWAPRTYMEKVVAIYDYAADKEDELSFNEGAIIYVIKKNDDGWYEGTMSGTTGLFPGNYVESIMHYAD from the exons ATGAGCGTTGGAGAGGCTGGGATCTGGCATGCATTGATTGCTAAAGATGTGAAAATGGCGGAGTTACAAATGCTTTTGGAAGAGGAGATTCCAGCTGGACGTAGTGCTTTATTAGATAGTTTTACCAATTTGGAAAGAGTTGCCGAGTATTGCGAAAGCAACTATGTTCAG tCACCAGATAAGCACAGAGCGTTGGAGGAGACTAAGAACTACACCACCCAGTCTCTGGCCAGCGTAGCCTACCTGATCAACACCTTGGCCAACAATGTCCTGCagatgcttgacattcaggcctcCCAGCTCCGCCGCATGGAGTCCTCCATCAACCACATCTCACAG ACAGTGGACATCCACAAAGAGAAAGTGGCCAGGCGGGAGATTGGCATCCTGACCACCAATAAGAACACCTCTCGCACACATAAGATCATTGCTCCGGCCAATCCAGAGAGGCCGGTGCGCTACATCCGCAAGCCAATCGACTACAGCCTGCTGGATGACATGGGCCACGGAGTCAAG TGGTTGCTAAGGTTTAAG GCCAGTGCTCAGAACATGAAGGCCGGAGCCACAGGTCTCCCTCGCACCAATCCACCCACACAGAAGCCGCCAAGCCCACCCATGTCAGGGAAGGGAACCATTGG CAGTGGCAGCAGTGGAGGCAGCcaccccagcagcagcagccgcagcagcagcagagagaaTAGCGGCAGCGGCTCCGTGGGCTTGCCTATCGCCGTGCCAACGCCTGCCCCGCCCCCCACAGCATTCCCAG GTACTGCCCCTGCCCTTCCCAACCCTGCTAAGCCACctcccactaccactactactcccGTCCCATCTGATGGCCTCCCTGTACTCTCTCTAGCTCCTaatccctcccccacccccccacccgaGGGTCCACCcgttccccctcccccaccccagcTCCCCATTTCCGTCACTAGCACCAGCCCTGCTACTTTCAGCACTCCCGCACAAG GTGCCCCCCAGTTCTTCAGCATGAACCGGCCGGTGCAACCACAGAACCCTCCTGCGGTGGGGGGGTCTCTGCCATACCGCCGGCCCGCATCATTGACGGGCCAGCCCAACTCCAACATGGCCctgaaccagccccagcccaacggAGGACCCCACTTCAACCAGGTCCCAG CAGGTCCTCTTgttgccccccctcccccctccatgcAGATCACTCCTCAGCTCCCTCTGATGGGCTTTGTGGCTCGGGTACAGGAGACCA AATTCTGTTTGTCTTCATACACTTTCAGCATGGATACCCAAACAACCACTCCAGCCCTCCGCCACATGCATGGGAATGCCAGTGTCAATCCACATGTCTACATTCCACTGGTTG AAGAAGCTGTGTTTGAGGAACCCACCCCGCCCCCTCCAGAGGActatgaggatgatgatgaggaggaagaagagTCGGCCGTGGTGGAATACAGTGATCCCTATGCAGAGGAGGACCCCCCGTGGGCCCCACGCACCTACATGGAGAAAG TGGTGGCGATCTACGACTACGCGGCGGACAAGGAGGACGAGCTATCCTTCAACGAGGGCGCTATCATCTACGTCATCAAGAAGAACGACGACGGCTGGTACGAAGGAACGATGAGTGGCACCACCGGCCTCTTCCCCGGAAACTACGTCGAGTCCATCATGCACTATGCCgactga
- the LOC118370212 gene encoding abl interactor 2-like isoform X9, with product MSVGEAGIWHALIAKDVKMAELQMLLEEEIPAGRSALLDSFTNLERVAEYCESNYVQSPDKHRALEETKNYTTQSLASVAYLINTLANNVLQMLDIQASQLRRMESSINHISQTVDIHKEKVARREIGILTTNKNTSRTHKIIAPANPERPVRYIRKPIDYSLLDDMGHGVKASAQNMKAGATGLPRTNPPTQKPPSPPMSGKGTIGSGSSGGSHPSSSSRSSSRENSGSGSVGLPIAVPTPAPPPTAFPGTAPALPNPAKPPPTTTTTPVPSDGLPVLSLAPNPSPTPPPEGPPVPPPPPQLPISVTSTSPATFSTPAQGAPQFFSMNRPVQPQNPPAVGGSLPYRRPASLTGQPNSNMALNQPQPNGGPHFNQVPAGPLVAPPPPSMQITPQLPLMGFVARVQETKFCLSSYTFSMDTQTTTPALRHMHGNASVNPHVYIPLVEEAVFEEPTPPPPEDYEDDDEEEEESAVVEYSDPYAEEDPPWAPRTYMEKVVAIYDYAADKEDELSFNEGAIIYVIKKNDDGWYEGTMSGTTGLFPGNYVESIMHYAD from the exons ATGAGCGTTGGAGAGGCTGGGATCTGGCATGCATTGATTGCTAAAGATGTGAAAATGGCGGAGTTACAAATGCTTTTGGAAGAGGAGATTCCAGCTGGACGTAGTGCTTTATTAGATAGTTTTACCAATTTGGAAAGAGTTGCCGAGTATTGCGAAAGCAACTATGTTCAG tCACCAGATAAGCACAGAGCGTTGGAGGAGACTAAGAACTACACCACCCAGTCTCTGGCCAGCGTAGCCTACCTGATCAACACCTTGGCCAACAATGTCCTGCagatgcttgacattcaggcctcCCAGCTCCGCCGCATGGAGTCCTCCATCAACCACATCTCACAG ACAGTGGACATCCACAAAGAGAAAGTGGCCAGGCGGGAGATTGGCATCCTGACCACCAATAAGAACACCTCTCGCACACATAAGATCATTGCTCCGGCCAATCCAGAGAGGCCGGTGCGCTACATCCGCAAGCCAATCGACTACAGCCTGCTGGATGACATGGGCCACGGAGTCAAG GCCAGTGCTCAGAACATGAAGGCCGGAGCCACAGGTCTCCCTCGCACCAATCCACCCACACAGAAGCCGCCAAGCCCACCCATGTCAGGGAAGGGAACCATTGG CAGTGGCAGCAGTGGAGGCAGCcaccccagcagcagcagccgcagcagcagcagagagaaTAGCGGCAGCGGCTCCGTGGGCTTGCCTATCGCCGTGCCAACGCCTGCCCCGCCCCCCACAGCATTCCCAG GTACTGCCCCTGCCCTTCCCAACCCTGCTAAGCCACctcccactaccactactactcccGTCCCATCTGATGGCCTCCCTGTACTCTCTCTAGCTCCTaatccctcccccacccccccacccgaGGGTCCACCcgttccccctcccccaccccagcTCCCCATTTCCGTCACTAGCACCAGCCCTGCTACTTTCAGCACTCCCGCACAAG GTGCCCCCCAGTTCTTCAGCATGAACCGGCCGGTGCAACCACAGAACCCTCCTGCGGTGGGGGGGTCTCTGCCATACCGCCGGCCCGCATCATTGACGGGCCAGCCCAACTCCAACATGGCCctgaaccagccccagcccaacggAGGACCCCACTTCAACCAGGTCCCAG CAGGTCCTCTTgttgccccccctcccccctccatgcAGATCACTCCTCAGCTCCCTCTGATGGGCTTTGTGGCTCGGGTACAGGAGACCA AATTCTGTTTGTCTTCATACACTTTCAGCATGGATACCCAAACAACCACTCCAGCCCTCCGCCACATGCATGGGAATGCCAGTGTCAATCCACATGTCTACATTCCACTGGTTG AAGAAGCTGTGTTTGAGGAACCCACCCCGCCCCCTCCAGAGGActatgaggatgatgatgaggaggaagaagagTCGGCCGTGGTGGAATACAGTGATCCCTATGCAGAGGAGGACCCCCCGTGGGCCCCACGCACCTACATGGAGAAAG TGGTGGCGATCTACGACTACGCGGCGGACAAGGAGGACGAGCTATCCTTCAACGAGGGCGCTATCATCTACGTCATCAAGAAGAACGACGACGGCTGGTACGAAGGAACGATGAGTGGCACCACCGGCCTCTTCCCCGGAAACTACGTCGAGTCCATCATGCACTATGCCgactga
- the LOC118370212 gene encoding abl interactor 2-like isoform X5, whose product MSVGEAGIWHALIAKDVKMAELQMLLEEEIPAGRSALLDSFTNLERVAEYCESNYVQSPDKHRALEETKNYTTQSLASVAYLINTLANNVLQMLDIQASQLRRMESSINHISQTVDIHKEKVARREIGILTTNKNTSRTHKIIAPANPERPVRYIRKPIDYSLLDDMGHGVKWLLRFKASAQNMKAGATGLPRTNPPTQKPPSPPMSGKGTIGRHSPYRTLEPVRPPVVPNDYVSSPTRHGNMAPPQQSPARTASVNQRNRTYSSGSSGGSHPSSSSRSSSRENSGSGSVGLPIAVPTPAPPPTAFPGTAPALPNPAKPPPTTTTTPVPSDGLPVLSLAPNPSPTPPPEGPPVPPPPPQLPISVTSTSPATFSTPAQGAPQFFSMNRPVQPQNPPAVGGSLPYRRPASLTGQPNSNMALNQPQPNGGPHFNQVPAGPLVAPPPPSMQITPQLPLMGFVARVQETISDVPPPPPPVEEAVFEEPTPPPPEDYEDDDEEEEESAVVEYSDPYAEEDPPWAPRTYMEKVVAIYDYAADKEDELSFNEGAIIYVIKKNDDGWYEGTMSGTTGLFPGNYVESIMHYAD is encoded by the exons ATGAGCGTTGGAGAGGCTGGGATCTGGCATGCATTGATTGCTAAAGATGTGAAAATGGCGGAGTTACAAATGCTTTTGGAAGAGGAGATTCCAGCTGGACGTAGTGCTTTATTAGATAGTTTTACCAATTTGGAAAGAGTTGCCGAGTATTGCGAAAGCAACTATGTTCAG tCACCAGATAAGCACAGAGCGTTGGAGGAGACTAAGAACTACACCACCCAGTCTCTGGCCAGCGTAGCCTACCTGATCAACACCTTGGCCAACAATGTCCTGCagatgcttgacattcaggcctcCCAGCTCCGCCGCATGGAGTCCTCCATCAACCACATCTCACAG ACAGTGGACATCCACAAAGAGAAAGTGGCCAGGCGGGAGATTGGCATCCTGACCACCAATAAGAACACCTCTCGCACACATAAGATCATTGCTCCGGCCAATCCAGAGAGGCCGGTGCGCTACATCCGCAAGCCAATCGACTACAGCCTGCTGGATGACATGGGCCACGGAGTCAAG TGGTTGCTAAGGTTTAAG GCCAGTGCTCAGAACATGAAGGCCGGAGCCACAGGTCTCCCTCGCACCAATCCACCCACACAGAAGCCGCCAAGCCCACCCATGTCAGGGAAGGGAACCATTGG GCGCCACTCCCCCTATAGGACACTCGAGCCGGTGCGTCCTCCCGTTGTCCCTAACGACTACGTCTCGAGCCCGACGCGCCATGGCAACATGGCGCCCCCACAGCAGAGCCCTGCACGCACTGCGTCTGTTAATCAGAGGAACCGCACGTACAG CAGTGGCAGCAGTGGAGGCAGCcaccccagcagcagcagccgcagcagcagcagagagaaTAGCGGCAGCGGCTCCGTGGGCTTGCCTATCGCCGTGCCAACGCCTGCCCCGCCCCCCACAGCATTCCCAG GTACTGCCCCTGCCCTTCCCAACCCTGCTAAGCCACctcccactaccactactactcccGTCCCATCTGATGGCCTCCCTGTACTCTCTCTAGCTCCTaatccctcccccacccccccacccgaGGGTCCACCcgttccccctcccccaccccagcTCCCCATTTCCGTCACTAGCACCAGCCCTGCTACTTTCAGCACTCCCGCACAAG GTGCCCCCCAGTTCTTCAGCATGAACCGGCCGGTGCAACCACAGAACCCTCCTGCGGTGGGGGGGTCTCTGCCATACCGCCGGCCCGCATCATTGACGGGCCAGCCCAACTCCAACATGGCCctgaaccagccccagcccaacggAGGACCCCACTTCAACCAGGTCCCAG CAGGTCCTCTTgttgccccccctcccccctccatgcAGATCACTCCTCAGCTCCCTCTGATGGGCTTTGTGGCTCGGGTACAGGAGACCA TCTCAGACGTGCCCCCTCCCCCGCCCCCTGTAGAAGAAGCTGTGTTTGAGGAACCCACCCCGCCCCCTCCAGAGGActatgaggatgatgatgaggaggaagaagagTCGGCCGTGGTGGAATACAGTGATCCCTATGCAGAGGAGGACCCCCCGTGGGCCCCACGCACCTACATGGAGAAAG TGGTGGCGATCTACGACTACGCGGCGGACAAGGAGGACGAGCTATCCTTCAACGAGGGCGCTATCATCTACGTCATCAAGAAGAACGACGACGGCTGGTACGAAGGAACGATGAGTGGCACCACCGGCCTCTTCCCCGGAAACTACGTCGAGTCCATCATGCACTATGCCgactga
- the LOC118370212 gene encoding abl interactor 2-like isoform X22, translating into MSVGEAGIWHALIAKDVKMAELQMLLEEEIPAGRSALLDSFTNLERVAEYCESNYVQSPDKHRALEETKNYTTQSLASVAYLINTLANNVLQMLDIQASQLRRMESSINHISQTVDIHKEKVARREIGILTTNKNTSRTHKIIAPANPERPVRYIRKPIDYSLLDDMGHGVKASAQNMKAGATGLPRTNPPTQKPPSPPMSGKGTIGSGSSGGSHPSSSSRSSSRENSGSGSVGLPIAVPTPAPPPTAFPGAPQFFSMNRPVQPQNPPAVGGSLPYRRPASLTGQPNSNMALNQPQPNGGPHFNQVPGPLVAPPPPSMQITPQLPLMGFVARVQETISDVPPPPPPVEEAVFEEPTPPPPEDYEDDDEEEEESAVVEYSDPYAEEDPPWAPRTYMEKVVAIYDYAADKEDELSFNEGAIIYVIKKNDDGWYEGTMSGTTGLFPGNYVESIMHYAD; encoded by the exons ATGAGCGTTGGAGAGGCTGGGATCTGGCATGCATTGATTGCTAAAGATGTGAAAATGGCGGAGTTACAAATGCTTTTGGAAGAGGAGATTCCAGCTGGACGTAGTGCTTTATTAGATAGTTTTACCAATTTGGAAAGAGTTGCCGAGTATTGCGAAAGCAACTATGTTCAG tCACCAGATAAGCACAGAGCGTTGGAGGAGACTAAGAACTACACCACCCAGTCTCTGGCCAGCGTAGCCTACCTGATCAACACCTTGGCCAACAATGTCCTGCagatgcttgacattcaggcctcCCAGCTCCGCCGCATGGAGTCCTCCATCAACCACATCTCACAG ACAGTGGACATCCACAAAGAGAAAGTGGCCAGGCGGGAGATTGGCATCCTGACCACCAATAAGAACACCTCTCGCACACATAAGATCATTGCTCCGGCCAATCCAGAGAGGCCGGTGCGCTACATCCGCAAGCCAATCGACTACAGCCTGCTGGATGACATGGGCCACGGAGTCAAG GCCAGTGCTCAGAACATGAAGGCCGGAGCCACAGGTCTCCCTCGCACCAATCCACCCACACAGAAGCCGCCAAGCCCACCCATGTCAGGGAAGGGAACCATTGG CAGTGGCAGCAGTGGAGGCAGCcaccccagcagcagcagccgcagcagcagcagagagaaTAGCGGCAGCGGCTCCGTGGGCTTGCCTATCGCCGTGCCAACGCCTGCCCCGCCCCCCACAGCATTCCCAG GTGCCCCCCAGTTCTTCAGCATGAACCGGCCGGTGCAACCACAGAACCCTCCTGCGGTGGGGGGGTCTCTGCCATACCGCCGGCCCGCATCATTGACGGGCCAGCCCAACTCCAACATGGCCctgaaccagccccagcccaacggAGGACCCCACTTCAACCAGGTCCCAG GTCCTCTTgttgccccccctcccccctccatgcAGATCACTCCTCAGCTCCCTCTGATGGGCTTTGTGGCTCGGGTACAGGAGACCA TCTCAGACGTGCCCCCTCCCCCGCCCCCTGTAGAAGAAGCTGTGTTTGAGGAACCCACCCCGCCCCCTCCAGAGGActatgaggatgatgatgaggaggaagaagagTCGGCCGTGGTGGAATACAGTGATCCCTATGCAGAGGAGGACCCCCCGTGGGCCCCACGCACCTACATGGAGAAAG TGGTGGCGATCTACGACTACGCGGCGGACAAGGAGGACGAGCTATCCTTCAACGAGGGCGCTATCATCTACGTCATCAAGAAGAACGACGACGGCTGGTACGAAGGAACGATGAGTGGCACCACCGGCCTCTTCCCCGGAAACTACGTCGAGTCCATCATGCACTATGCCgactga
- the LOC118370212 gene encoding abl interactor 2-like isoform X6 has product MSVGEAGIWHALIAKDVKMAELQMLLEEEIPAGRSALLDSFTNLERVAEYCESNYVQSPDKHRALEETKNYTTQSLASVAYLINTLANNVLQMLDIQASQLRRMESSINHISQTVDIHKEKVARREIGILTTNKNTSRTHKIIAPANPERPVRYIRKPIDYSLLDDMGHGVKWLLRFKASAQNMKAGATGLPRTNPPTQKPPSPPMSGKGTIGRHSPYRTLEPVRPPVVPNDYVSSPTRHGNMAPPQQSPARTASVNQRNRTYSSGSSGGSHPSSSSRSSSRENSGSGSVGLPIAVPTPAPPPTAFPGTAPALPNPAKPPPTTTTTPVPSDGLPVLSLAPNPSPTPPPEGPPVPPPPPQLPISVTSTSPATFSTPAQGAPQFFSMNRPVQPQNPPAVGGSLPYRRPASLTGQPNSNMALNQPQPNGGPHFNQVPGPLVAPPPPSMQITPQLPLMGFVARVQETISDVPPPPPPVEEAVFEEPTPPPPEDYEDDDEEEEESAVVEYSDPYAEEDPPWAPRTYMEKVVAIYDYAADKEDELSFNEGAIIYVIKKNDDGWYEGTMSGTTGLFPGNYVESIMHYAD; this is encoded by the exons ATGAGCGTTGGAGAGGCTGGGATCTGGCATGCATTGATTGCTAAAGATGTGAAAATGGCGGAGTTACAAATGCTTTTGGAAGAGGAGATTCCAGCTGGACGTAGTGCTTTATTAGATAGTTTTACCAATTTGGAAAGAGTTGCCGAGTATTGCGAAAGCAACTATGTTCAG tCACCAGATAAGCACAGAGCGTTGGAGGAGACTAAGAACTACACCACCCAGTCTCTGGCCAGCGTAGCCTACCTGATCAACACCTTGGCCAACAATGTCCTGCagatgcttgacattcaggcctcCCAGCTCCGCCGCATGGAGTCCTCCATCAACCACATCTCACAG ACAGTGGACATCCACAAAGAGAAAGTGGCCAGGCGGGAGATTGGCATCCTGACCACCAATAAGAACACCTCTCGCACACATAAGATCATTGCTCCGGCCAATCCAGAGAGGCCGGTGCGCTACATCCGCAAGCCAATCGACTACAGCCTGCTGGATGACATGGGCCACGGAGTCAAG TGGTTGCTAAGGTTTAAG GCCAGTGCTCAGAACATGAAGGCCGGAGCCACAGGTCTCCCTCGCACCAATCCACCCACACAGAAGCCGCCAAGCCCACCCATGTCAGGGAAGGGAACCATTGG GCGCCACTCCCCCTATAGGACACTCGAGCCGGTGCGTCCTCCCGTTGTCCCTAACGACTACGTCTCGAGCCCGACGCGCCATGGCAACATGGCGCCCCCACAGCAGAGCCCTGCACGCACTGCGTCTGTTAATCAGAGGAACCGCACGTACAG CAGTGGCAGCAGTGGAGGCAGCcaccccagcagcagcagccgcagcagcagcagagagaaTAGCGGCAGCGGCTCCGTGGGCTTGCCTATCGCCGTGCCAACGCCTGCCCCGCCCCCCACAGCATTCCCAG GTACTGCCCCTGCCCTTCCCAACCCTGCTAAGCCACctcccactaccactactactcccGTCCCATCTGATGGCCTCCCTGTACTCTCTCTAGCTCCTaatccctcccccacccccccacccgaGGGTCCACCcgttccccctcccccaccccagcTCCCCATTTCCGTCACTAGCACCAGCCCTGCTACTTTCAGCACTCCCGCACAAG GTGCCCCCCAGTTCTTCAGCATGAACCGGCCGGTGCAACCACAGAACCCTCCTGCGGTGGGGGGGTCTCTGCCATACCGCCGGCCCGCATCATTGACGGGCCAGCCCAACTCCAACATGGCCctgaaccagccccagcccaacggAGGACCCCACTTCAACCAGGTCCCAG GTCCTCTTgttgccccccctcccccctccatgcAGATCACTCCTCAGCTCCCTCTGATGGGCTTTGTGGCTCGGGTACAGGAGACCA TCTCAGACGTGCCCCCTCCCCCGCCCCCTGTAGAAGAAGCTGTGTTTGAGGAACCCACCCCGCCCCCTCCAGAGGActatgaggatgatgatgaggaggaagaagagTCGGCCGTGGTGGAATACAGTGATCCCTATGCAGAGGAGGACCCCCCGTGGGCCCCACGCACCTACATGGAGAAAG TGGTGGCGATCTACGACTACGCGGCGGACAAGGAGGACGAGCTATCCTTCAACGAGGGCGCTATCATCTACGTCATCAAGAAGAACGACGACGGCTGGTACGAAGGAACGATGAGTGGCACCACCGGCCTCTTCCCCGGAAACTACGTCGAGTCCATCATGCACTATGCCgactga